From the Daucus carota subsp. sativus chromosome 8, DH1 v3.0, whole genome shotgun sequence genome, one window contains:
- the LOC135148188 gene encoding uncharacterized protein LOC135148188 isoform X3 — MGRGPTTRSRANVGSKTTEDGSDKEPTHHSVQPTTVANPLIEIPQADDGNGSMTAFLALRKRQQEEAKKEKEEKEKLEKERVEKKKALADASKKVVQESMPEIEEGDEEVPYRPRGKTRMDKVHTRSFEQRIVIGMNELGQPITENDKVLSELSSFLGTLAKRCVPLTYVTWRKVPKNLKETMWNYVKARYIIPDELESWAIETIHASWRGYKCRTKAAHYTAFETDEIRLQNRPDDIPLERFKLLLEYWNDESIQDKARKNSNSRKSYTETHTLGPKSIAQLRHKMKKNAPDESEPCDAEVFVKTRTRDAGREYKTSTKTMKKKIDKINKKINSGEAADEMLLDKEHGPTWLLGRCKKPQKLSAAAPTDTYVKELTTKIKEGLAAEVEEKVKKIQEEVDEQVNRKVQQNLASVLKKLGEANPFTIDVTELCAHVASDNDDGTPMTKGTSF; from the exons ATGGGACGTGGACCAACAACACGTTCTCGAGCCAATGTTGGAAGCAAGACAACTGAGGATGGAAGCGATAAGGAACCGACGCATCATTCGGTACAACCAACAACAGTTGCAAATCCATTAATTGAGATACCCCAAGCAGATGATGGAAATGGTTCAATGACTGCTTTTTTGGCTCTCCGGAAACGCCAACAAGAGGAagctaaaaaggaaaaagaagaaaaagaaaagctcGAAAAAGAAAGAGTTGAAAAGAAAAAAGCTCTTGCAGATGCAAGTAAAAAGGTTGTTCAAGAATCTATGCCTGAAATAGAAGAGGGCGATGAAGAAG TTCCATACCGCCCAAGAGGAAAGACAAGAATGGATAAAGTTCATACAAGAAGTTTTGAGCAGAGAATTGTGATTGGGATGAATGAGCTGGGCCAACCCATAACAGAAAATGACAAGGTACTCTCTGAGCTGAGTAGCTTTTTGGGAACACTGGCCAAGCGATGTGTGCCACTGACTTATGTAACTTGGCGCAAAGTTCCTAAAAATTTGAAGGAAACTATGTGGAATTATGTCAAG GCCCGCTATATTATTCCCGATGAACTGGAAAGTTGGGCAATTGAGACAATTCATGCATCCTGGAGGGGGTATAAGTGTCGAACTAAGGCAGCGCATTATACAGCTTTTGAAACTGATGAAATTAGGCTACAAAATAGGCCTGATGATATTCCACTTGAGAGGTTCAAATTGCTGTTGGAATATTGGAATGATGAAAGTATTCAG GATAAAGCCAGGAAAAATTCAAATAGCCGCAAGTCATATACCGAGACTCACACTCTTGGTCCTAAAAGTATCGCACAGCTTCGACACAAAATG aaaaagaATGCCCCAGATGAGTCTGAACCATGTGATGCAGAGGTTTTTGTGAAAACTCGGACTCGTGATGCAGGACGCGAGTACAAGACCAGTactaaaacaatgaaaaagaaaatt gataaaattaacaaaaaaatcaattccgGGGAGGCTGCTGATGAAATGCTTTTGGATAAAGAGCATGGCCCGACTTGGCTCTTAGGGAGATGCAAGAAGCCGCAAAAACTATCAGCTGCTGCTCCAACGGATACATATGTCAAAGAATTGACAACAAAAATTAAGGAAGGCCTTGCTGCTGAAGTCGAGGAAAAAGTGAAGAAAATCCAAGAAGAGGTAGATGAGCAGGTAAACAGGAAGGTGCAACAAAATTTGGCATCGGTCCTTAAGAAACTTGGTGAAGCAAACCCGTTCACAATTGATGTTACAGAGCTGTGTGCACATGTGGCCAGTGACAATGACGATGGCACACCAATGACTAAAGGCACCAGCTTCTAG
- the LOC135148525 gene encoding uncharacterized protein LOC135148525 translates to MEHNLERGPQGDGVQLRGAGDAGVVAANAGGAAGYIGVMRPNNNGEDIMEMKKKMESLEEKLKKREEKFCVDEHIGLGSVVACANRAQEVVWPKRQRRYGGLPKKDCEPLEELYEDQLSQLRWLGFRDTHDNIQALVETSGDVHAAALLLLQNL, encoded by the exons ATGGAGCACAACTTGGAAAGAGGACCGCAGGGTGATGGTGTGCAGCTTCGTGGTGCTGGTGATGCAGGTGTTGTGGCTGCTAATGCTGGGGGTGCTGCTGGTTATATTGGTGTAATGAGACCAAATAATAATGGTGAGGATATTATGGAAATGAAGAAAAAGATGGAGTCCTTGGAAGAAAAACTCAAGAAGAGGGAAGAAAAATT TTGTGTTGATGAGCACATAGGTCTAGGGAGTGTTGTTGCTTGTGCAAATAGGGCACAAGAGGTTGTTTGGCCAAAAAGGCAGCGTAGATATGGTGGCCTGCCCAA AAAGGACTGTG AGCCCCTAGAAGAGCTTTATGAAGACCAACTCTCTCAGCTGCGGTGGTTGGGTTTCCGTGACACTCATGACAACATACAAGCACTGGTCGAGACATCTGGTGATGTTCATGCAGCGGCGCTTTTGCTTCTTCAGAACCTTTGA
- the LOC135148188 gene encoding uncharacterized protein LOC135148188 isoform X2 — protein sequence MGRGPTTRSRANVGSKTTEDGSDKEPTHHSVQPTTVANPLIEIPQADDGNGSMTAFLALRKRQQEEAKKEKEEKEKLEKERVEKKKALADASKKVVQESMPEIEEGDEEVVVPYRPRGKTRMDKVHTRSFEQRIVIGMNELGQPITENDKVLSELSSFLGTLAKRCVPLTYVTWRKVPKNLKETMWNYVKARYIIPDELESWAIETIHASWRGYKCRTKAAHYTAFETDEIRLQNRPDDIPLERFKLLLEYWNDESIQDKARKNSNSRKSYTETHTLGPKSIAQLRHKMKKNAPDESEPCDAEVFVKTRTRDAGREYKTSTKTMKKKIDKINKKINSGEAADEMLLDKEHGPTWLLGRCKKPQKLSAAAPTDTYVKELTTKIKEGLAAEVEEKVKKIQEEVDEQVNRKVQQNLASVLKKLGEANPFTIDVTELCAHVASDNDDGTPMTKGTSF from the exons ATGGGACGTGGACCAACAACACGTTCTCGAGCCAATGTTGGAAGCAAGACAACTGAGGATGGAAGCGATAAGGAACCGACGCATCATTCGGTACAACCAACAACAGTTGCAAATCCATTAATTGAGATACCCCAAGCAGATGATGGAAATGGTTCAATGACTGCTTTTTTGGCTCTCCGGAAACGCCAACAAGAGGAagctaaaaaggaaaaagaagaaaaagaaaagctcGAAAAAGAAAGAGTTGAAAAGAAAAAAGCTCTTGCAGATGCAAGTAAAAAGGTTGTTCAAGAATCTATGCCTGAAATAGAAGAGGGCGATGAAGAAG TTGTAGTTCCATACCGCCCAAGAGGAAAGACAAGAATGGATAAAGTTCATACAAGAAGTTTTGAGCAGAGAATTGTGATTGGGATGAATGAGCTGGGCCAACCCATAACAGAAAATGACAAGGTACTCTCTGAGCTGAGTAGCTTTTTGGGAACACTGGCCAAGCGATGTGTGCCACTGACTTATGTAACTTGGCGCAAAGTTCCTAAAAATTTGAAGGAAACTATGTGGAATTATGTCAAG GCCCGCTATATTATTCCCGATGAACTGGAAAGTTGGGCAATTGAGACAATTCATGCATCCTGGAGGGGGTATAAGTGTCGAACTAAGGCAGCGCATTATACAGCTTTTGAAACTGATGAAATTAGGCTACAAAATAGGCCTGATGATATTCCACTTGAGAGGTTCAAATTGCTGTTGGAATATTGGAATGATGAAAGTATTCAG GATAAAGCCAGGAAAAATTCAAATAGCCGCAAGTCATATACCGAGACTCACACTCTTGGTCCTAAAAGTATCGCACAGCTTCGACACAAAATG aaaaagaATGCCCCAGATGAGTCTGAACCATGTGATGCAGAGGTTTTTGTGAAAACTCGGACTCGTGATGCAGGACGCGAGTACAAGACCAGTactaaaacaatgaaaaagaaaatt gataaaattaacaaaaaaatcaattccgGGGAGGCTGCTGATGAAATGCTTTTGGATAAAGAGCATGGCCCGACTTGGCTCTTAGGGAGATGCAAGAAGCCGCAAAAACTATCAGCTGCTGCTCCAACGGATACATATGTCAAAGAATTGACAACAAAAATTAAGGAAGGCCTTGCTGCTGAAGTCGAGGAAAAAGTGAAGAAAATCCAAGAAGAGGTAGATGAGCAGGTAAACAGGAAGGTGCAACAAAATTTGGCATCGGTCCTTAAGAAACTTGGTGAAGCAAACCCGTTCACAATTGATGTTACAGAGCTGTGTGCACATGTGGCCAGTGACAATGACGATGGCACACCAATGACTAAAGGCACCAGCTTCTAG
- the LOC135148188 gene encoding uncharacterized protein LOC135148188 isoform X1, translating into MGRGPTTRSRANVGSKTTEDGSDKEPTHHSVQPTTVANPLIEIPQADDGNGSMTAFLALRKRQQEEAKKEKEEKEKLEKERVEKKKALADASKKVVQESMPEIEEGDEEEVVVPYRPRGKTRMDKVHTRSFEQRIVIGMNELGQPITENDKVLSELSSFLGTLAKRCVPLTYVTWRKVPKNLKETMWNYVKARYIIPDELESWAIETIHASWRGYKCRTKAAHYTAFETDEIRLQNRPDDIPLERFKLLLEYWNDESIQDKARKNSNSRKSYTETHTLGPKSIAQLRHKMKKNAPDESEPCDAEVFVKTRTRDAGREYKTSTKTMKKKIDKINKKINSGEAADEMLLDKEHGPTWLLGRCKKPQKLSAAAPTDTYVKELTTKIKEGLAAEVEEKVKKIQEEVDEQVNRKVQQNLASVLKKLGEANPFTIDVTELCAHVASDNDDGTPMTKGTSF; encoded by the exons ATGGGACGTGGACCAACAACACGTTCTCGAGCCAATGTTGGAAGCAAGACAACTGAGGATGGAAGCGATAAGGAACCGACGCATCATTCGGTACAACCAACAACAGTTGCAAATCCATTAATTGAGATACCCCAAGCAGATGATGGAAATGGTTCAATGACTGCTTTTTTGGCTCTCCGGAAACGCCAACAAGAGGAagctaaaaaggaaaaagaagaaaaagaaaagctcGAAAAAGAAAGAGTTGAAAAGAAAAAAGCTCTTGCAGATGCAAGTAAAAAGGTTGTTCAAGAATCTATGCCTGAAATAGAAGAGGGCGATGAAGAAG AAGTTGTAGTTCCATACCGCCCAAGAGGAAAGACAAGAATGGATAAAGTTCATACAAGAAGTTTTGAGCAGAGAATTGTGATTGGGATGAATGAGCTGGGCCAACCCATAACAGAAAATGACAAGGTACTCTCTGAGCTGAGTAGCTTTTTGGGAACACTGGCCAAGCGATGTGTGCCACTGACTTATGTAACTTGGCGCAAAGTTCCTAAAAATTTGAAGGAAACTATGTGGAATTATGTCAAG GCCCGCTATATTATTCCCGATGAACTGGAAAGTTGGGCAATTGAGACAATTCATGCATCCTGGAGGGGGTATAAGTGTCGAACTAAGGCAGCGCATTATACAGCTTTTGAAACTGATGAAATTAGGCTACAAAATAGGCCTGATGATATTCCACTTGAGAGGTTCAAATTGCTGTTGGAATATTGGAATGATGAAAGTATTCAG GATAAAGCCAGGAAAAATTCAAATAGCCGCAAGTCATATACCGAGACTCACACTCTTGGTCCTAAAAGTATCGCACAGCTTCGACACAAAATG aaaaagaATGCCCCAGATGAGTCTGAACCATGTGATGCAGAGGTTTTTGTGAAAACTCGGACTCGTGATGCAGGACGCGAGTACAAGACCAGTactaaaacaatgaaaaagaaaatt gataaaattaacaaaaaaatcaattccgGGGAGGCTGCTGATGAAATGCTTTTGGATAAAGAGCATGGCCCGACTTGGCTCTTAGGGAGATGCAAGAAGCCGCAAAAACTATCAGCTGCTGCTCCAACGGATACATATGTCAAAGAATTGACAACAAAAATTAAGGAAGGCCTTGCTGCTGAAGTCGAGGAAAAAGTGAAGAAAATCCAAGAAGAGGTAGATGAGCAGGTAAACAGGAAGGTGCAACAAAATTTGGCATCGGTCCTTAAGAAACTTGGTGAAGCAAACCCGTTCACAATTGATGTTACAGAGCTGTGTGCACATGTGGCCAGTGACAATGACGATGGCACACCAATGACTAAAGGCACCAGCTTCTAG